The genomic window TCTACGAAGAGGGAATCGATCCGAGTATAGAATTGCTTGGATCGATTCCCTTTTATTCATTTAATGACTATAAAATTTTATGTGGAATCAAAAGAAGTGTTTGTTGATCTATATTCAACATAGTAAGTATCAATAAATAAAAATCACTAAGTGACCGATGTTCGTTTGTTTCACTATATAAAACCGAGGATTGAACATCCTTTGGGGGCTTTTGACAGTATACTTCTTTCTTGGAAAACAAAATAAGGAGATGGAAACATGGACAAAAAAACAATCAATTTTGTGGGTTTAGGTTACGTAGGGTTACCTGCAGCGTTATTACTACAAAATTCTGGCTATTCTATCATTGGGACAGATATCAATCAAGAACTAGTATCTGAATTAAGTAATAGAAAGAAGACGTTTGACGAGCCGGGTCTTCAAGAAGCCTATGATCAAGCAATGGTTAATGGGATACAGTTCACAACAAAATATCAACAAGTAGAGACCTATGTCGTCGCTGTACCAACACCGTTTGAAGCAACGACAAAAAAAATCGATCCGACCTATTTAGTCAGTGCACTGACTGCAATCAGTGAACATTGTTTAGAAGGAGCGTTGATTATTGTAGAATCAACGATTTCTCCAGGAACAATTGATCAATATGTTCGACCAATTTTTAAAAATAAAAAGGTGAACTTATGTCATGCACCTGAACGTATTCTACCTGGTAATATCCTGAAAGAACTACGATATAATTCTCGTACGATTGGTGCGGATAATGAGGAAACAGCCCAAGTAGTCAAAGAAATCTATCAAGGTTTTTGTGAAGGCGAAATCGTTTTAACAGATATCAAAACAGCCGAACTTTCTAAAGTTGTTGAAAATACCTTTAGAGATATCAATATCGCGTTTGCGAATGAATTGAAGCTGATCTGTGAACGGGAAGGATTGGATGTACATTCGGTGATCGAAATCGCTAATAAACATCCTCGTGTCAATATCTTGAATCCAGGAACTGGTGTGGGAGGACATTGCATTCCCGTAGATCCTTGGTTTTTAGTGGGAGATTATCCTGAGCAAGCAAGATTGATCCGAACAGCGAGAGAGGTCAATGATGCTGTACCAAAACGTATTTTAGACAAAGTAAGAGAAATAATGGATCATTCATTTTCTGGAAAACGTTTGGGTATCTACGGTCTAACTTATAAAGATAATGTAGACGATGTTCGAGAAAGTCCTAGTTTACAACTGTACCAAGCAATGACTGATAAAGAACAAGCAGAAGTCCTATTTTATGATCCATTGGTCAAAAAATCGATCGTAAAAAATCAAGCAATGGATTTTGATGATTTCTTACAGAATACAGATGTCGTGCTAGTGATGAATAGACATGAACATTTAGTGGTCAATGAGCCATTGATAAAACAGTCTGGTGAGACTGTTCTTGATCCTATTGGTGATTTGAGCATGGATAAGGTGGTCTTATAGAAAGGAGAGTTCGATGCAAGGCACGAATCAACTACTTAAAACATTTCGCTTACTAAGACAAAATCTATGGATTATTTTACTTTCTACGGTTTTTTTTGCTGCTGGGGGGTATATTTTTACTGAAAAATTCATTACACCTACGTATAAGGCAACCACTCAACTTGTAGCAAAAACAACGGTGACACCAGAGTCGGATGAGACCCTTAATGATGCGAACTATAAGTTATTGATGATCAATACGTATAAAAGTTTAGTCACAAGTTATTCGATTTTAGATGATGCACAAAAGAAAATAAAAGAAACGCAAGATATCGATTTGAATGTGGATCAGATTCGCCAAATGATCACGGTGGCTCAAGAAGAAAACTCACAGATATTCAGTATTTCTGTTTTATCTGAAAAACCAGAAATTGCTCAAGTTGTTTCTGAAAAGGTGGCAGAATCTTTTTCAGCAAAAGTCGGTGAATTACTAGGTGAAGGGAATTCTGTTTCGATTATTTCACCCGCTCGTACCTCGGGAACACCGATTTCTCCAAACTTAAAGATGAATACAGTTATGTTTGCTTTGATTGGCTGGTTAGTCGCTGTTATCGGCATATTTATTTGGTCACTGTCGAATCAAATCTTAGAGAAAGAAGACAACTTTGAAGAAACGCTCGGTCTTCTAAATTTAGGAAATGTGGCGGAAATGAAACCAACACAAAATGAAAAAAGCAAGAAAAAACTATATGTAGTAGAGGAAAGGAGATAGACACGAATGGCAAGGGGAAAGCTTGGATTGGATATTGTGACATTATCGAATCCAGAATCAGTTGCTTCTGAACAGTATCGTAGTATTCGCTCGAATATCCAAATCCAAAGAGAAAAGGAAGCATTGACTTCATTGATGATTACTTCAGCCAGTCCGGGTGAAGGAAAGACAACAACGAGTGTGAATTTAGCTGTTGTCTTTGCTCTAACAAAATGTAAAACATTATTGATCGACGGTGATTTAAGGAAACGTTCCATCACGGAATCATTGAATGTTCCTAATGCTTCAGGGCTATGTGGCATCTTAGATAAAGGATACTCATTAGAATCTAGTACGTACCAGACAAATATTGAGAATCTAGATGTGCTACCTAGTGGGGTTTATTCAGAAAATCCAGCTGAAGTTTTGGCAAGTGCTGGATTTAAAAAACTACTGAGAGAAATCAATTTAACTTATGATTTTGTCGTTATCGATGTGCCACCAATCACCGAAGTAGCGGATGCTAAAATTATAGCGACGTTGGTTGATAGTTGTGCGTTAGTGGTACGAGATAGTAAGTCCAGTAAAAAATTGATCGTTGAAGCTAAAAAACTACTTGATAATTCAGGAGCAAATGTTCTTGGAGTTATTTATAACGGAAATAAAACAAAAAAATCGAAGCACTATGGTTATGGAGGTGCTTACGGCTATGGGAACAGAAAAAAAGAAAAGAGTCCTTTTCGTCTCTGGAAGCAATAAGCCGGTTCCCGCTACCTCAGGAGGGGCAATCGAGTTTCTTACACAGAAACTTTGGGAATTGAACCAAAACAAACCAATGGATGTTGATTTTTTTGTACTTTCTTGTAGTTCTGTTTCTTCGGATGATCCATCAACGGGGCTCTTTTATTATAAAGACGCCCCAACTATTTTTCAGAGAGCGAAGAGGTATTTAAATAAGTGCACAAATCGAATCAACAGATATCAACAAAAGTATACATCAATCAATCCCAATTTATTATCTAAGCTGAAAATTTTGATAGGAAGCTATTCTTTTGATGAAATCATTATGCTGAATTACGGGGTGTATTGTCCAAAAATCAGAGAATTTTATGTAGGGAAAGTATCACTATACTTACATAATGATTATCTTAATCGGTTTTCTTATCAGAAAAATAAGATTTTACAGTCAGTCGATCGCATCATTTCGGTTAGTTCGTTTATTGACCATAAGGTGAAGGAAGTGCTAAACCAATCCAATAGACCATCCTTGTGTGTGGTTGAAAATGGAATCGATACGACTGCTTATTCGCCTGTCACAAATGACACGAAAATGAGTCTGAGGGCAGAGCTAGGCATAGGTCACCAAGAAAAGGTGGTCTTGTTTTCAGGTAGGATCGATCGTTCCAAGGGAATCACTTATTTGATGGATGCCATCGAACAATTGACGAATGAGCAAGTACTACTATTGATAGTAGGGACTGTTTCCAATAAACAATTAGACAAAGCATTAAGACATTCAGCGATTGATTTGAAACTGATTGAACAAGCAACTCAAGAAGAAATGCCAATGTACTACCAAGTAGCGGATCTTTGCGTCATTCCTTCAATCGTCAAGGAATCCTTTTGTTTAGTGAATATGGAAGCACAGGCGTGTGGCATACCAGTGATCACGACAGATGCAGGGGCATTGAGAGACTACTTTTTTGGCGATGAACAATTACAAATAGCTGCTGCCCCCAAAACATTAACAATCGATTTGGTAAAAGCAATGACGTATTTTTTTAAAAATGAACAAGCAATCAAGAAGTTTGATTATCGACAACATGCTGAAAACTATTCTTTAGAAAAAATGTATCAAACAATGATTGGTGAGGTGAGAAAGTGAAAATTTTACAGTTTGGTTTTATTGATAGCTTAAATATCGGGGATCGTTTGATTGCTGAAGAAATCCAACATCAGTATTTAGAAAATCATGAAACAAGGGCAGTCTCTTATTTGGGCACGCCTAGAGAGAACATTCCCTCGATTGCTGATTCTTCAGTTGAAAAATCAAAAAAGAAGAATAAATTGAAACAAAAACTTGCTATGATGATTCCTTACCATCCAGACCGAAGGACAGAAGATCTAGTGGAACAATGGATCGCTGACGCAGATTGCATCGTTTTTTCTGGTGGAAATTTAATTTTTGACTTAAACAAGTATAGTAAATCTTATTTTAAACTAAAATGGATCGTTGAGTTGGCTAAGAAACACAACAAAAAAATAGTTGCTCTGTCGATTGGTTTAGGACCATTCAAAACAAAAAAACAAGAAAAAGAAGCGGTGAGATTATTAAACGATTTGAGCTATGTTAGTGTGAGGGATCTAAAATCAGCTTCCTATTTTAAAAAAGAAGTAGCTGTGATTCAGGATCCTGTCTTTACTTCAGAGTTTTTTGCACCGTTAGCGCAACGTCAAAGTCTAAAAAATGAGCAACACATTGCGGTTTCTATCATTGACTATCGCTTTGCTGGGGCTTCTCAGGAACAATATTCGGTATATATCAAACAAATGACAGCAATACTTTTACAGCTTTCAATCAAGTACCAAGTAACCATTTTTTCAACAGAAATGAGAGATTATCAAGCGGTTGAGGATATCTATCATTTATTAGTTGGTGCTGTAGAAATGAAAATAATACGCTCGAAAGAAGAACTTTATGCGTTGTACGAAGTGAGTACCTTGATCATTGGTACACGAATGCATTCGATGATCTTTGCTGTCGCAGCAAAAATTCCTGTGGTCGGAATTTCTTGGCAAGATAAAGTAACTGAAATGTTTCGTATACTAGCTGATCCGACGAGTTGTTTTTCAATCCAAGAATTAGAGAAACAACAAACAGCGATTCTTGAACGAGTAGAGTATAAGATGAATCATGTAGAAGATGAGCGGTATTTACTCGGAGAGATTGGTCAATCCTTTCAGGAGAAAGTGTCTAAAGAAAAGGAACGAGTAAATGCGCTCTTGGCGATCAAATGAACCGATATAAGAAATTACTAACAAGTTCAGGCATATTAATGATTGGGAATCTAGGAACGAAATTTGGGTCACTCTTTCTACTACCATTGTATACAAAGTACCTTTCTACTTCTGAATATGGTGTGGCAGATCTATCAATTACGTTCATTAATTTATTTTTACCCATCATTACAATGAGTATTTTTGAAATGTTCATGAAAGATGTGATCCAGCAACCAGAACGTAAAATCTACTTCTTAAAAAATGCTTGGTTCTTGCTTTTATGTACAAATGTTAGTGCGTGGATCATTGGTCAAGGTTTGTATGCACTGGGCTATATCCATCTAGATTATTCGATTTTCCTGTTGATGATGCTTTTGATGACACTCCAATCTTATAATAGTTTATTTTCTAATTACCTTCGTGCAATCAATAAAAATACGATTTATGCGACGATGAACTTGATTCAAACAGTTTTATTGATTATTTTTGCGATAATGATGCTCCGATACTTAGAATTGGGTTTGCCTGGTTATTTTTATGCAAATGTCGGTGCTTATACGGTAGTGCTTCTCGTTGTCATGCCGTTAATACTTTTCCGAAAAAAAGATGTTGAAAAACAAACAGCGCTATTTGCAGTCGATTTTGACTATCTCAAACAATTGGTAAAAAAAAGTTTTCCATTGATTCCTAATGCATTGATGTGGTGGGGAATTAATTCGGCAGACAAAATTTTTATTGTACTGATTCTAGGAACAAGTGCAAGTGGTCTATTTGCGGCTGCCAATAAGTTACCCATGTTTATTACCATGTTAAGTACTGTATTTTTTCAAGCTTGGCAAGTTTCGGCAATTGAAGAGGTACAATCCAATAAAAAAGAAGCATTTTACACAACCGTTTTTCGTGCATTCCTTTTTTTAATGAGTCTAGGTGTGCTCATGATGTATCTTTTTATGGAACCAATCGGGAAAATCTTATTTGCTGATGCGTTTACTCAGGCAATCGACTATATTCCCTTTTTGGTTTTAGCTGCGTTTTTTTCCAATCTCGCCAGTTTATTAGGCGCAAATTGTATTGCGGAAGGTGAAACAAAATTTGTTTTTCATTCGTCGATCCTGTGCGCCATTGTAAATCTTGTACTTAGTCCACTCTTTATTAAAAGCATGGGATTGCATGGTGCAGGAATATCCGCATCAATCAGTTTTTTATTTTTGGCTTACTTG from Enterococcus sp. DIV1094 includes these protein-coding regions:
- a CDS encoding polysaccharide pyruvyl transferase family protein, which codes for MKILQFGFIDSLNIGDRLIAEEIQHQYLENHETRAVSYLGTPRENIPSIADSSVEKSKKKNKLKQKLAMMIPYHPDRRTEDLVEQWIADADCIVFSGGNLIFDLNKYSKSYFKLKWIVELAKKHNKKIVALSIGLGPFKTKKQEKEAVRLLNDLSYVSVRDLKSASYFKKEVAVIQDPVFTSEFFAPLAQRQSLKNEQHIAVSIIDYRFAGASQEQYSVYIKQMTAILLQLSIKYQVTIFSTEMRDYQAVEDIYHLLVGAVEMKIIRSKEELYALYEVSTLIIGTRMHSMIFAVAAKIPVVGISWQDKVTEMFRILADPTSCFSIQELEKQQTAILERVEYKMNHVEDERYLLGEIGQSFQEKVSKEKERVNALLAIK
- a CDS encoding CpsD/CapB family tyrosine-protein kinase; translation: MARGKLGLDIVTLSNPESVASEQYRSIRSNIQIQREKEALTSLMITSASPGEGKTTTSVNLAVVFALTKCKTLLIDGDLRKRSITESLNVPNASGLCGILDKGYSLESSTYQTNIENLDVLPSGVYSENPAEVLASAGFKKLLREINLTYDFVVIDVPPITEVADAKIIATLVDSCALVVRDSKSSKKLIVEAKKLLDNSGANVLGVIYNGNKTKKSKHYGYGGAYGYGNRKKEKSPFRLWKQ
- a CDS encoding lipopolysaccharide biosynthesis protein, which produces MNRYKKLLTSSGILMIGNLGTKFGSLFLLPLYTKYLSTSEYGVADLSITFINLFLPIITMSIFEMFMKDVIQQPERKIYFLKNAWFLLLCTNVSAWIIGQGLYALGYIHLDYSIFLLMMLLMTLQSYNSLFSNYLRAINKNTIYATMNLIQTVLLIIFAIMMLRYLELGLPGYFYANVGAYTVVLLVVMPLILFRKKDVEKQTALFAVDFDYLKQLVKKSFPLIPNALMWWGINSADKIFIVLILGTSASGLFAAANKLPMFITMLSTVFFQAWQVSAIEEVQSNKKEAFYTTVFRAFLFLMSLGVLMMYLFMEPIGKILFADAFTQAIDYIPFLVLAAFFSNLASLLGANCIAEGETKFVFHSSILCAIVNLVLSPLFIKSMGLHGAGISASISFLFLAYLRFNKVRNVSGLRMTHHSFFVQLFIIILATILCSLTQSVGLIILSIIVYFVFQWSYILQIKSVLKNNFSKLEH
- a CDS encoding YveK family protein, whose amino-acid sequence is MQGTNQLLKTFRLLRQNLWIILLSTVFFAAGGYIFTEKFITPTYKATTQLVAKTTVTPESDETLNDANYKLLMINTYKSLVTSYSILDDAQKKIKETQDIDLNVDQIRQMITVAQEENSQIFSISVLSEKPEIAQVVSEKVAESFSAKVGELLGEGNSVSIISPARTSGTPISPNLKMNTVMFALIGWLVAVIGIFIWSLSNQILEKEDNFEETLGLLNLGNVAEMKPTQNEKSKKKLYVVEERR
- a CDS encoding glycosyltransferase family 4 protein, with the protein product MGTEKKKRVLFVSGSNKPVPATSGGAIEFLTQKLWELNQNKPMDVDFFVLSCSSVSSDDPSTGLFYYKDAPTIFQRAKRYLNKCTNRINRYQQKYTSINPNLLSKLKILIGSYSFDEIIMLNYGVYCPKIREFYVGKVSLYLHNDYLNRFSYQKNKILQSVDRIISVSSFIDHKVKEVLNQSNRPSLCVVENGIDTTAYSPVTNDTKMSLRAELGIGHQEKVVLFSGRIDRSKGITYLMDAIEQLTNEQVLLLIVGTVSNKQLDKALRHSAIDLKLIEQATQEEMPMYYQVADLCVIPSIVKESFCLVNMEAQACGIPVITTDAGALRDYFFGDEQLQIAAAPKTLTIDLVKAMTYFFKNEQAIKKFDYRQHAENYSLEKMYQTMIGEVRK
- a CDS encoding nucleotide sugar dehydrogenase, coding for MDKKTINFVGLGYVGLPAALLLQNSGYSIIGTDINQELVSELSNRKKTFDEPGLQEAYDQAMVNGIQFTTKYQQVETYVVAVPTPFEATTKKIDPTYLVSALTAISEHCLEGALIIVESTISPGTIDQYVRPIFKNKKVNLCHAPERILPGNILKELRYNSRTIGADNEETAQVVKEIYQGFCEGEIVLTDIKTAELSKVVENTFRDINIAFANELKLICEREGLDVHSVIEIANKHPRVNILNPGTGVGGHCIPVDPWFLVGDYPEQARLIRTAREVNDAVPKRILDKVREIMDHSFSGKRLGIYGLTYKDNVDDVRESPSLQLYQAMTDKEQAEVLFYDPLVKKSIVKNQAMDFDDFLQNTDVVLVMNRHEHLVVNEPLIKQSGETVLDPIGDLSMDKVVL